Proteins co-encoded in one Acipenser ruthenus chromosome 3, fAciRut3.2 maternal haplotype, whole genome shotgun sequence genomic window:
- the LOC117394248 gene encoding protein FAM110B-like — MPTETLQTDSMVKPVSPASTFTSAVPLRILNKGPDYFRRQAEPNPKRLSAVERLEADKAKYVKSQEVINAKQEPVKPAVMAKPPVGPVTKRAGSSPAIKVSNNNSKTDSSVKRENLNLEILKNIINSSEGSSSGTVHKHSARSWAPHRSESTELNRRSFAESLKVFPTQGHSSPQGSNLNISKRLFEEQSSDSALHVSHSSSDIRRVCNGKPSKATPSSSSAPPLPPKPSITACNMLKSPGNDTLEPDNGVSRRPSLHRSKSDLSDRYARASADVERFFNYCGLDPEELENFGVENFTRANSDIISLNFRSASMISSDCDQSRHSNDDLTDDEDASERVPYGISAVERNARVIKWLYSIKQARESQKVSHV, encoded by the coding sequence ATGCCTACAGAAACACTACAGACAGATAGCATGGTAAAACCTGTCAGCCCGGCAAGCACCTTTACCTCAGCAGTACCTCTCCGGATACTGAACAAAGGGCCAGACTATTTCCGTAGACAGGCAGAACCCAATCCTAAAAGACTCAGTGCAGTGGAGAGACTGGAAGCAGACAAAGCCAAATATGTGAAGAGTCAAGAGGTGATAAATGCAAAGCAAGAGCCTGTGAAGCCAGCAGTAATGGCAAAACCACCAGTCGGGCCAGTTACCAAACGGGCAGGGAGCAGTCCTGCGATAAAGGTATCAAACAACAACTCTAAGACGGATAGTAGTGTAAAAAGAGAAAATCTGAACCTGGAAATTCTGAAAAATATCATTAACAGTTCAGAGGGCTCTTCCTCAGGGACAGTGCATAAACACAGTGCCAGAAGCTGGGCTCCCCACAGGTCAGAATCTACAGAGCTCAACAGACGGTCTTTTGCAGAGTCGCTTAAGGTGTTCCCTACTCAAGGCCACTCGAGTCCCCAAGGAAGTAATTTAAATATTAGTAAACGTCTTTTTGAAGAGCAGTCAAGTGACTCAGCACTGCACGTATCTCATAGCTCATCAGACATTAGAAGGGTATGCAATGGCAAGCCATCAAAAGCTACGCCTAGTAGTAGTTCGGCCCCACCTCTACCACCTAAACCCAGCATTACAGCTTGCAATATGCTGAAGTCACCCGGGAATGACACATTAGAGCCTGATAATGGAGTAAGCAGGAGGCCCTCTTTGCATAGATCAAAGTCTGATCTAAGTGACAGATATGCCCGAGCCAGCGCAGATGTTGAACGTTTTTTTAACTACTGTGGACTGGATCCTGAAGAACTTGAAAACTTTGGAGTGGAGAATTTCACCCGGGCAAACTCGGATATAATCTCTCTCAACTTTCGCAGTGCAAGCATGATTAGTTCGGACTGTGATCAGTCGCGGCACAGCAATGACGACCTAACAGATGATGAAGATGCCAGTGAGCGAGTGCCATATGGCATCTCTGCTGTCGAAAGGAATGCCAGAGTCATCAAATGGCTATATAGCATCAAGCAAGCTCGAGAATCTCAGAAAGTGTCTCATGTGTGA